GGGGTCCCACTCGAGGagcggcggagcggagcgcggtGACGGAGGTCGATCTGTGGGGCGCGGAGTGGGGGGACGCGGAATAGGGCGGGGGGAACAGCGCGGGGTTCGGCTGTTGGCCCAAAGCGCTGCGCCGCGTCGTCCGTACCTACGGGGCCGCTTTAAGGGAgagggggcggcgggaggcggggcTAAGGGAGATGGGGGCGTGGCTAAGAGGATGTGAGTGGCTGCAGGGGGCGTGGCTATACTCAGAGTAGGCGTGGCTATAGCGTGATTGGGCGGGGCTATTGGAAAGGGGCGGAGCTAAGGGAGGGGCAGGGCAATGGGAAGGGGCGCGGTGGGGGAAGGGGCGGGGCTAAACGAGGGGGGCGGGGCCTATGGGGCACGTGGCCaatgtggggtgggggtccccatatcccccccacgccccccatatacccccacttccctcctgccccacccccacgcccccctcccctcccccccccgccccacagaccccatggagccgcccctcccccgcccccccgatGGCGACCGCCGCCGGAAGCGCCGCGAGTTGGACGCCCGCCGCAGCAAATGCCGCATCCGGCTGGGGGGGCACCTGGAGCAGTGGTGCCGCCTGAAGGAGCAGCTCGGCTTCGCCCTGCATTCCCAGTTGGCCAAATTCCTCCTGGACAGGTCCAGAAAACCCCCCCCAGAATCCCCCAATACCTCCAGGGTTGGGCTGGGAGGTGCGGTGGCTGCTCACGGCTCTTCCCTTTGCAGGTACAGCTCGCAGGGCTGCGCTGTGAGTGCAGGTAGGAACCGCCTCTGCCTTGGAGACCCCACGTTGGTGCTGCGTTGCGTTGTTCTTAACCCcaaacacagctgcagcaaaggaTCCCATTGTAGGATGTGCTGTGGGGTCAGACATGGCCTGGCGTCCCATAGTGTCCCATAGGGAGAGAGCTGCTCCATGGCCACGTTGGGTGGTTGGGGTCGTTGGTGGTTGGGGTCATTGGTTGGTTGGGATCGTTGCTTGTTGGGGTTGTTGATCGGTTGGGGTCATTGGGTGATTGGGGTCATTGGTCGCCCTGGCTGCTTTCTGGGGCCAGCACTGTGTTTTTGGGTGTTTTGACCCAAAACCTATTCATGGTGAAGACACCTTTGGAGGAACTGATGCAGTCGGGTGGGGACACACAGAGGGATTCACCCCACATTTCCCGTCCCATGGGGAGAGCTGCTCCATGACCACGAGGTGGTTGCTTGGGGACGTTGGTTGGTTGGGGACGTCGGTCCCCATGGATGCCTTCCAGGGCCAAAAATCAGAACTTTTGCAGCCATTTTTCACCCAATTCCTCGTTTCCCTCCCAAACGCAGCATCCCGCCCCGCAGACCCCAACCTCCTCCACGCCGATGCCGATGCCCTGCAGCGTTTGGTCGCGTTGTCCCATGGCCACAGCCGGGAGTGTGGCTTCATCCCCGACGTGAAGCCCCcggctccgggcagcctggcCCCATTGGTGTGGGAGTGCGTGGCCGGACACCGCTTCTCCTGGGGTGGCCCCAGCGCAGGCGATGCCCCACAGAGGTGTGATGGAGCTGGGGGGGGCTCAGAGCGGGGGTCCCCACCGGTCCCCGTCCGTCGGCGGTCACTGCGGAGGACGGGGGTTGTGGTTGAGCCGATGGTGGAAGAGCCCAGCGCCGTGAAGGACGATGCAGTTTGGTCACCCGGTGGTGGTGGAGATGGTGGTGGAGATGGAGGTGagtttgggttggatgggatcaGAGAATAGCCCAGGTCCTATAAGGATCATTGGGTCCAGCTCCATCCCATGGAGGTGTGCTTGGGTTGGGTGGTGTTCCTCATCGTCATCGTAGAACATCCCAGGTCCTGTAAGGGTCATTGTGTCCAACTCCATCCCAGCAGACACCAAAACGAATCCACAGCccaacacagctccatcccagtaGACACCATATCCCATCCTCCTCTTCCATCCTCTACATCTACAAGACCTCAGCCTTAACTCATCACCATTCTGTCTCCTTACAGCTCCCCAGGGGCAGATGGAGGCAGAAACTGCAGCACCGGATCACGAGAGGTGAGCGATGGCCCCAAAGTGGGATCTCCTGAGCTTGAAGTTCCATCTGGACCCATTTGGTTCCATGAGGGCTTTGTCCCCGTGCcaccctgcagcacagtgctgctgctgaatgaaGTTGCCCCAATTAAATCACCTCTGGGTCATTTGGGCAGAGCTGACTCTGAGCACTGCATTCCAGCAGCACGCCCGGGTTGGAGGAGAAAGCAGATGGCCACGCTGTGCcccaggaagaggaggaggaggaagatgaggacTTTGCTGAGGAAGATGACCTCACCTACACCGACGATTTGCGTGATGAGAACTACCACCCATCTCAGGACAGGTGAGAAGTGCttagaggtgctccagcaccaTCCAGCCATGTGCCATGGGGTCCAACCATGTCCAACAGGGTCAACCATGTCCAACAGAGTCAGCAATGCCCAACGGGGTCAACCACATCCCGTGGGGTTCAACCACAGCCCATGGGGTCAATCATGTCCCATGGCATCCAACCATGGCCAATAGGGTCAACCACATCCCATGGGGTTCAACCACAGCCCATGGGGTCAATCATGTCCCATGGCATCCAACCATGGCCAATAGGGTCAACCACATCCCATGCGGTTCAACCACAGCCCATGGCATCCAACCATGGCCAATAGGGTCAACCACATCCCATGCGGTTCAACCACAGCCCATGGCATCCAACTATGGCCAATAGGGTCAACCACATCCCACAGCATTCCACCACACCCAACAGGGTCAGCAATGCCCAATAGCATCAATCACATCCAATGGGCTCAACCATGCCCAACCCAATCCAAACCCATCCAAATGGGGTCAGCCATATCCCATGGCTCAGCCGTGCCCAACTGCACCCAACCATTCAGTCAGTCCCACATCTTGTCTTCTCCCCCAGCGACTCCGAGCCGCAGCGACGACAAAGTCAGCCCCACACCCGTAAGAAACCCGTGAAGGAGGAGCAGACCCCAAATGAGCAGAACCCGATGGACTCCAGctcagcagaagagaagggTGGGCAAGTCAGGTGAGCGGGGAAGGCCACGGTGGTGAGGtgaggctggggaaggggcaTCTGGGACACCCTGgacatgctgctgctttgtgggCACACCGAAACCATCCCAAAGCTTGTAAAGAGTAATGAGGTTCAACCCCAAGCTCTGGCAGGGCGAGAGAGCCACATGTTTGCAAAGGGAGGTGACAAAGTGCATGGTGGGGAGATGGCATTGGGGTTTAATGCTCTGTCACCTGTGCTGGAGCTTGAGAAGGGTCTGGCATTGGTCTCACCTGGGGGCAGCCATCCTCAGCGTCCCCCTGGCACCatgcatgtgctgctgctgctttgggtgCTTCGGCCCATGGCACGgagctgctcccaactgcaggGAGAGTGACGTGCTGAGtccagagagggagaaggaCCTCCAGAACCATCTCTGCTGTCAGTCAGGCGGGTGGCGAAGGACTTTTCCACCTGCAAGCAGCCACAAAAATCCACACGCAAATCCCTCTTTCCCGTGCATGGGGAACATGGTTCTGTGCAGCCCCAAATTCCATGTTTTGTCCTCTCTGTGCACGGGGCAGCACCGCTCGGTTGCGTCACCCACAcgtgtggctgtgctgctcagccatgTCACCACATCGTCACCATGAACCCAATGGAGCCAACTGCAGCACTGGCCAAAGGGCACTGTGGAACACAAGTGCTCTTCACTGCTGTTTGGGGCTGAGTTTTTGCACCACTCCTTCTCAACCATGTGGGCTCAAAGTTCACTCTTCTGCTGTAGAGAAGATGGGAAGCTCAAGCGATTGCTCCGTAGGCAAGAACACAAAATCCACACGGGCTGCTCTTCGTGCCACACCAATGGGACGGTCCCACACTTTGCTTCTCGGGTCTGACACACAGTCATCACTTTTCTGGGTTTTAATacaaaaggcattaaaaaaaaaaaaaaaaaatttttgcTTGGAGTGAGCCAGACGGATCGGTATCGGATCACACCTTCGTTTGCCACTGAGAGGAGAGACGGGTGAGTGCTGCCCACCTCCACCACGGCTCCTCGGCCGTTTCCCACTTTGCACAGCGTTACCACTTTGCTGTGGCTCTCAGCCTTCCCATCTCTTGCAGGCGCCTCGACGCTGCTGGGACAAGAGGACGCCTTCCCAAACAGTCACTCCCAGTGGAAGTGAATGGTAAATCCATTATcgctttcctcctctccctgtccacTGTTGGGGGGGgtcacacagcactggaattCAGTTTGGGGGTAGAAAGGTTTGGTTTAGGTCCAGGTGGTCTCTGCTGAcagcagaagtgaaaagaaagggGTTACCTTCGTACCTTTGGGATGTTTGGGACCTCAGATGTGGCCATTAAAGCAGGCGTTGCCTTTCTGTGCCACCCGGGTGCTGTGGGAGCAAACCTTAGGCTTAAAGCATAAGTTTGATTACAGATGTCACCCTGCACTGCTCATACAACCTCCATTTCTTGCTCCTTAACTGCATACCCTGTGATTTAACGCATCCACCTCTGATTGCAGGGCAGAAATCCCCACAAAGCTGAGAAAACCCACAGAGCAGAACGATACGGATGGGAACAAACACCCAGTGACGGTGACTGGAACCTTAAGTGTACTACAAAACCATTATAAAGACTTTGTAATGAGTAATAAAGGATCTGTTTCTGCTCGTAGTTGTCTGAAAGGTGCGTTTGTTCACAGCACTGCATTCCAGTGTGATGGGGGAAATGATAACCAAACATATTTGCAAAGGGAATGGTTGAAGGACGGTTTGGTTGTGTTGCTCTTTTGGGGAGCTGTCACCTATGGCTGCCTTCCAACACCCCGGACCCTACAACACATCCTGAAAGCATCCCAGACCCAAAGATAAACCACCCTGGACCCTACAGCACATCCAGGCTCTGTGCTTGAGGCAAGAAGGGACGAACCCAGCACAAAACCCCTCTTTCCTATTGCAGCTGTAAGCAGCCAATGCGGTCGTGCGATGAGGACGTGGCCCAGATCGGCCCCAAAAGAATCAGGTAGAGAAAACCCCTCTGTGATTCCTCACATTGAACTTTTGATGGATGGAGTGGAGGGAGGTCCCTCCTTTCCAACCCattgctttctctgctctccGCTCACCCCAATGTCCCATTCtttcctgcaggaaagcagCGAAACGTGAAATCCTCCTCTGTGACTTCGAGGGCTGCGGGAAGATTTTCTCCAACCGGCAGTATCTGAACGtgagggtggtggtggggtgggggctgtggggccagAACCCCCTTTCTGTGTGCACCAGGTTGAGCTGAGCGTGTCCATCCCTCACACACTGTCTGTTGGGGCCACCAAAGCACTGAACTGGAGTAAAACCAGATCCTCTGTCTGAGCACACTGCTATTCCTTCAGGATTTGTCCATCCATCACATttctgatggagctgtgtgctTGGCTCAGCCATAGGGTCACTTCAAATCCCACCTTTGGGTCAGAGGAGCAAAACAGAGGGGTGCTGAGGTGGAGGAGCCAATAAGGCTTCCTACTGGCAAGGGCTGCAGCCTTCactcctctcttttctccccaaaaccaCAGCACCACAAGAAGTACCAACACGTCCACCAGAAGACCTTCACCTGCTCAGAGCCCAGCTGTGGCAAATCCTTCAACTTCAAGAAACACCTGAAGGAACACGAGAAGCTGCACAGCGGTGAGCCGGCAGCACGCGCCCCGTGGGAGCTCCGATCCTCCCACCTCTCCTGCTTGCCCCTTTTTCCTGACCTGGTCACCATGCAGACATGGCCATGTCAATTTCTTTCCAATCTGGAGGTCTGTCTGCCTCACATTCATCTgtttctgtgcagcctggaCCTTAAAATATGTCCTGAAAGCATCCTGGCCCCTAAAATTAAGGATCCTGGCCCCTAAAGCACACCCTGAAAGCATCCTGGCCCCTCAAACAATGAGTTCTAGATCCTGAAACACATAATGAATGTGTCCCGGCCCCTAAAATCAATAATCCCAGCCCCTAAAATACATCTGGAAAGCATCCTGGCCCCTAAACCAAAGAGTTCCATACCCTGAAACACATCTTGGAAGCATCCTGGCCGCTCGGCCCAGCTGgagcagcccccaccccatttTTCCTCTGCCCCACAGACAAACGAGACTACATCTGTGAGTTCTGCGCCCGCTCCTTCCGGACCAGCAGCAACCTCATCATCCACAGACGCATCCACACGGGAGAGAAACCCCTCCAGTGAGTGCTGCCCCCCTCAGCACGGGGATGCTCTCCTCCATCCCTACCCCATCCCGCTCTGCCCTCCCCCAGGTGTGAGATCTGCGGCTTCACCTGCCGCCAGAAAGCCTCCCTCAACTGGCACATGAAGAAGCACGATGCCGACGCCTTCTATCAGTTCTCCTGCGATCTCTGTGGCAAAAAGTTTGAGAAGAAGGACAACGTCACCGCCCATAAGAGCAAGAGCCACCCCGACGCGCCCGGCGCAGCCCCCCAGGCTCTGCCATCCCCCCCTCCAACCCCGGGCATGGGGACACGAACTGAGCTTCCAAGGGGGGATGCTCCAAGTGGAGAGGAGAAAGGTGATGGGCACgcacctccagctgcagctctaGCTGAGTAATATGGAATTTGGGGCAAAATCCGGTGCTGTTGGGTGCTAACGTTGCTGTCAGagtggaggcaggagggagcaCACCTGATCGTcctggagctgggagcaggatCCACAATAAAGGGTGTTTTTGTATAAAAGCACATTCCTCACTTCCTGAAGGGCTTCACGGAAAGCAGACAGGTTAAATTCCCGCTGTGCCACTGCCCAAAGGTTTACTGAGCGCAGAAATGAAAGGGATTGTTAAGACaaagggagctggggggggctCAGCCATAATTTTTCACAGCCCCTGTTAACAATGACTAATTACAAGCTCTACCCCAAGCCTGAGCCCTGCAGaccctcctccccaccctccaGCTCCTTCCTACCAAAAGAATCACAGTATTTGTGCACCCTGGAAGATCCCCAGCCCTatgggagggggggagaaggaTGGATTTGAGGGAGGACGGCGCTTTGGGCCCTATCTGCTGCTGGGGACGCAGATCAGTGGAGCACCCATGGTGTGGgacccccacccacccacaccACACACCcaacccagcacagccctgcagatgAAGAACAGCGCGTGAGTCGCTGTGgatcctttttttgttgttctttttgcaCAGCAACTTTTATTTCCCCACTAAAGAGAGTTAACAGTAAAGAGACACAACAGCACGGCGGGGTCACACGAGGACGGATTGCAAGCACGCGCGAGCTCACACCTAAACCAGTGCTCCCCCTCCCCATGGGGGGATTGAGGCCCACCCCCAGCCGGGTGCCGGCCCGAAACACCAGGCCTGCCTCCATCACAGCCTACCAATGCTCAGCACCAAGAGGAGAGGGAAGATTGAAGGGATTTGCTCTCTGGGG
The DNA window shown above is from Gallus gallus isolate bGalGal1 chromosome 16, bGalGal1.mat.broiler.GRCg7b, whole genome shotgun sequence and carries:
- the ZNF692 gene encoding zinc finger protein 692 isoform X3, which produces MEPPLPRPPDGDRRRKRRELDARRSKCRIRLGGHLEQWCRLKEQLGFALHSQLAKFLLDRSRKPPPESPNTSRVGLGGAVAAHGSSLCRYSSQGCAVSAASRPADPNLLHADADALQRLVALSHGHSRECGFIPDVKPPAPGSLAPLVWECVAGHRFSWGGPSAGDAPQRCDGAGGGSERGSPPVPVRRRSLRRTGVVVEPMVEEPSAVKDDAVWSPGGGGDGGGDGAPQGQMEAETAAPDHESSTPGLEEKADGHAVPQEEEEEEDEDFAEEDDLTYTDDLRDENYHPSQDSDSEPQRRQSQPHTRKKPVKEEQTPNEQNPMDSSSAEEKGGQVSTARLRHPHVWLCCSAMSPHRHHEPNGANCSTGQRALWNTSALHCCLGLSFCTTPSQPCGLKVHSSAVEKMGSSSDCSVGKNTKSTRAALRATPMGRSHTLLLGSDTQSSLFWVLIQKALKKKKKNFCLE
- the ZNF692 gene encoding zinc finger protein 692 isoform X2, which gives rise to MEPPLPRPPDGDRRRKRRELDARRSKCRIRLGGHLEQWCRLKEQLGFALHSQLAKFLLDRSRKPPPESPNTSRVGLGGAVAAHGSSLCRYSSQGCAVSAASRPADPNLLHADADALQRLVALSHGHSRECGFIPDVKPPAPGSLAPLVWECVAGHRFSWGGPSAGDAPQRCDGAGGGSERGSPPVPVRRRSLRRTGVVVEPMVEEPSAVKDDAVWSPGGGGDGGGDGAPQGQMEAETAAPDHESTPGLEEKADGHAVPQEEEEEEDEDFAEEDDLTYTDDLRDENYHPSQDSDSEPQRRQSQPHTRKKPVKEEQTPNEQNPMDSSSAEEKGGQVSCKQPMRSCDEDVAQIGPKRIRKAAKREILLCDFEGCGKIFSNRQYLNHHKKYQHVHQKTFTCSEPSCGKSFNFKKHLKEHEKLHSDKRDYICEFCARSFRTSSNLIIHRRIHTGEKPLQCEICGFTCRQKASLNWHMKKHDADAFYQFSCDLCGKKFEKKDNVTAHKSKSHPDAPGAAPQALPSPPPTPGMGTRTELPRGDAPSGEEKGDGHAPPAAALAE
- the ZNF692 gene encoding zinc finger protein 692 isoform 2 (isoform 2 is encoded by transcript variant 2); this translates as MEPPLPRPPDGDRRRKRRELDARRSKCRIRLGGHLEQWCRLKEQLGFALHSQLAKFLLDRYSSQGCAVSAASRPADPNLLHADADALQRLVALSHGHSRECGFIPDVKPPAPGSLAPLVWECVAGHRFSWGGPSAGDAPQRCDGAGGGSERGSPPVPVRRRSLRRTGVVVEPMVEEPSAVKDDAVWSPGGGGDGGGDGAPQGQMEAETAAPDHESTPGLEEKADGHAVPQEEEEEEDEDFAEEDDLTYTDDLRDENYHPSQDSDSEPQRRQSQPHTRKKPVKEEQTPNEQNPMDSSSAEEKGGQVSCKQPMRSCDEDVAQIGPKRIRKAAKREILLCDFEGCGKIFSNRQYLNHHKKYQHVHQKTFTCSEPSCGKSFNFKKHLKEHEKLHSDKRDYICEFCARSFRTSSNLIIHRRIHTGEKPLQCEICGFTCRQKASLNWHMKKHDADAFYQFSCDLCGKKFEKKDNVTAHKSKSHPDAPGAAPQALPSPPPTPGMGTRTELPRGDAPSGEEKGDGHAPPAAALAE
- the ZNF692 gene encoding zinc finger protein 692 isoform X1 — its product is MEPPLPRPPDGDRRRKRRELDARRSKCRIRLGGHLEQWCRLKEQLGFALHSQLAKFLLDRSRKPPPESPNTSRVGLGGAVAAHGSSLCRYSSQGCAVSAASRPADPNLLHADADALQRLVALSHGHSRECGFIPDVKPPAPGSLAPLVWECVAGHRFSWGGPSAGDAPQRCDGAGGGSERGSPPVPVRRRSLRRTGVVVEPMVEEPSAVKDDAVWSPGGGGDGGGDGAPQGQMEAETAAPDHESSTPGLEEKADGHAVPQEEEEEEDEDFAEEDDLTYTDDLRDENYHPSQDSDSEPQRRQSQPHTRKKPVKEEQTPNEQNPMDSSSAEEKGGQVSCKQPMRSCDEDVAQIGPKRIRKAAKREILLCDFEGCGKIFSNRQYLNHHKKYQHVHQKTFTCSEPSCGKSFNFKKHLKEHEKLHSDKRDYICEFCARSFRTSSNLIIHRRIHTGEKPLQCEICGFTCRQKASLNWHMKKHDADAFYQFSCDLCGKKFEKKDNVTAHKSKSHPDAPGAAPQALPSPPPTPGMGTRTELPRGDAPSGEEKGDGHAPPAAALAE
- the ZNF692 gene encoding zinc finger protein 692 isoform 1 (isoform 1 is encoded by transcript variant 1) translates to MEPPLPRPPDGDRRRKRRELDARRSKCRIRLGGHLEQWCRLKEQLGFALHSQLAKFLLDRYSSQGCAVSAASRPADPNLLHADADALQRLVALSHGHSRECGFIPDVKPPAPGSLAPLVWECVAGHRFSWGGPSAGDAPQRCDGAGGGSERGSPPVPVRRRSLRRTGVVVEPMVEEPSAVKDDAVWSPGGGGDGGGDGAPQGQMEAETAAPDHESSTPGLEEKADGHAVPQEEEEEEDEDFAEEDDLTYTDDLRDENYHPSQDSDSEPQRRQSQPHTRKKPVKEEQTPNEQNPMDSSSAEEKGGQVSCKQPMRSCDEDVAQIGPKRIRKAAKREILLCDFEGCGKIFSNRQYLNHHKKYQHVHQKTFTCSEPSCGKSFNFKKHLKEHEKLHSDKRDYICEFCARSFRTSSNLIIHRRIHTGEKPLQCEICGFTCRQKASLNWHMKKHDADAFYQFSCDLCGKKFEKKDNVTAHKSKSHPDAPGAAPQALPSPPPTPGMGTRTELPRGDAPSGEEKGDGHAPPAAALAE